TGAAGATCGTCACCGGCATCTCGCGGCCGTCGCAGACGGTATTGAAGACCATCTCCGTGCCCTCGGAACGGCCGATCCAGTTGCGCTGCATCTCCTTGAGGGAGTCGGTCCAGTCGAGCTGCTCGAGCGAATCCAGCAGGCGGCCGGCGTAGGCCGACACGCGCAGCTGCCACTGCGTCATCTTCTTCTGCTCCACCGGGAAACCGCCGCGCACGCTGAGGCCGTCCTTGACTTCGTCGTTGGCCAGCACCGTGCCGAGGCCCTCGCACCAGTTGACGGAGGTCTCGCCCTGGTAGGCGATGCGGTAGCGCATCAGGATGTCGGACTTCTCCTTGTCGGAAGCGGCCTTCCACTGCGCCGGGGTCACGTCCTCATAGCCCGTGCTCTCGAACCTGGCGATGAGCTCGGAGATCGGGCGCGCCTTGTCCTGCGCGGGATCGTACCAGCTCTCGAACATCTGCAGGAACGCCCACTGGGTCCACTTGTAGAACCCGGGGTCGCAGGTGCGCACCTCACGGTCCCAGTCGTAGGAGAAGCCGATGCGGTCCAGCTGCTCGCGGTAGCGGTTGACGTTCTTGGTCGTGGTCACCTCCGGGTGCTGGCCCGTCTGGATGGCGTACTGCTCGGCCGGGAGGCCGAAGGCGTCGTAGCCCATCGGATGCAGCACGTTGAAGCCCTTCAGGCGCTTGTAGCGCGAGAAGATGTCGCTGGCGATGTAGCCGAGCGGGTGTCCCACGTGCAGTCCGGCGCCGGACGGGTAAGGGAACATGTCCAATACATAGAATTTCGGCTTCGAAGCGTCCTCCGACACCTTGAAGGTCTTGTTCGCGGCCCAGCTGGCCTGCCACTTGCTCTCAATCGATTTGAAATCGTAATCCATACTATCTTTTCTTCTTTCTCTTCTCCAATCGGAATTCGACATAGACCGACATCGCGGTCTTCACTTTCTTGCCCCGGAACATGCCCGGCTTCCAGTCCGGCGACGCGGCGACCACGCGGACGGCTTCGTCGTCCAGGCGCGGGTCCACGCCGCGGGCCACCTTGACATGGCCCACCTTGCCGCGTTCGTCGATGACGAAATCCACGAGCACGCGGCCCTGCACACCCTCGTCGACCGCATCCTGCGGATAGCGGAGATAGGTATAGACCCAGCGCCGCAGGAACTCGGCGGGGTCGCTGGAGCGGAAGAAGGACGGCTTGACGTCGCAGTCGAAGTACGACACGACGCCCTCGCCCACCTCGGGCTCCGCCGTGTGGTCGCGGCGGAAGTCCGGCTTCCGGCCGTTGGTCAGGGCCAGGGCAAAGTTGTACAGGTATTCCAGTTCGCGCTCCATGCCATCGTATTCGATGACGGAGGCGTCGTCACGGTCGGTATTGTATTCGGGGAAAAGCCCGGTGGTGAACAGCACGGACGGGATCTCCCTGTCGTAGAAGATCCGGTTGTCGGAGCTGAAGGGCTCCCGGGTCACGAGCTCCGGGGTGACCGGCTGCAGGGTGGCGTTCACCTGCCTGACCAGGTCGCTCAGGTCGGGGTTGGACGCCGCGAAGGCGTAGAACCCGTTGGAGCCTGTGCCAAGCATGTCGAGGTTGATCATCGCGTCGATGTGATCCGCCCCGGAGAAGGAGCGGTTGAGGAAGTACCAGGCGCCCGCGCCGGACTCCTGCGAGGCGCCGAAGGCGGCGAAGATGACGGTACGCTTGAGCAGCACGCTGTTGTTGGAGAACATCCGGGCCAGCTCCAGGAGCATGGCCAGGCCGGAGGCATTGCCGTTGGCGCCGTAGTAGATGCGCTCGCGCTCCTCTTCCCCCTTCCGGTAGGACATCTTGCCGAGGTTGTCCAGGCGCGCGCCGATCACGATGTAGCGGTCGCGCAGGGCCGGGTCGTATCCGGTGACGCAGCCGAGGACGTTGCGGGAGGTCAGCGTGTCGCCCGCGTCCTGCTTGAGGCCAAAAGGATCGCCGTTGTCCCCGCTGAAGACCTCCACGCCGTAGGAGGCAAGCACCTCCGAGACGTAGAGCGCGGCTTCCCGCTCCCCTTCCGAGCCGGCCCTGCGGCCTTCGCGGGCGGCGGAAGACAGATAGCCGACGTGTTCTTTCAGGGCAGCCACGGCTTCGCTGTCCTCCGCGCCTCCGGTGAACGGCCGGTACTGGGCCGACGCCACCAGGGACAGGGACAGGAGCAACAGGCAGCCAAGGATCCTACGCATGGGCTATTCGTTCTTGAGGATCCAGGCGTCGGCCGGGCAGAAAGGCTCCTGGCGGACTTTCTTGAGCGCGTTGCAGACTTCGGTCAGGCTGTTGGTCGGGCAGACGCCGACCGCCGAGATGCCGTTCTTGAGGGGAATCACCGCAGAGGTGTAGCCGGCCTTCTCCGCGCGGGCCGCCTGGCGGGCGGCGTTGGCGGAGCTGCTGAAGGCGCCGATCATCACGTAGTAGCGGAAGGTCAGCGAAGCGTTGCTGACCCCCATGCGCTCCGAAGTCTTGACGACATCGTCCCCGCTGCGGCGCAGCGAGTCCTCCAGGGCCAGGGAGTCGGTCACCCACTTGCGGATCCGCTCCCGTTCCTGGGCCGCGACCGCCTCGAGCGAATCTTTCTTGCGCTGGACTTCGGCGGCCTGCTGCTCGATCATCTCGCGCTTGGCCGCGAGTTCGTGCGAAGTAGGGCGTCCTGCCAGGGTCCGGATGAAATCACATCCACCCAGCAGACAGACAGATGCGGCTACTGCCGCGATGACAATTGCTTTTCTCATATTTAACTTACAAAAATACAAAAAGTCTTATATTTGCACAATTTTATGAAAACGACCCACTTTCTCCCGCTTCTCTTGTCGCTGGCCTGCACGGCAGTACTGCACGCGCAACAGCCTTCTGCCCAGTGGTTCTCCGATCAATATCAAATCCCGTTCCCGAAAGCGACGCTCAACGCTCCCGACACCGTGAGCGTGGTCGTCATCGGCGACGTGATGATGCACGCCAAGCAGCTCGTACGCAACCACCGCACCTTCATGGAGCGGCTCGCGCCCACCCTGCGCGCGGCGGATTTCGCCGTGGCGAACATGGAATTCCCGCTGGGCGGCGAGCCTTATGCCGGCTACCCGTCCTTCTCCACGCCGGACTATTATGCGTGGTACGCGGGCAAGGATTGCGGGATCGACGTTTTCCTGACGGGCAACAACCATGTCCTCGACCGCGGCTCGCGCGGCCTGCAGCGCACGCTGGACGTCTACGCCAGGATCCGCGACTCGCTCGGCGTCCGCCAGACAGGCGCGGCCCGCGACCCGGAGGAACTGGAAGAGACCTACCCGCTGATGCTCTCGCGCCGCGGGCTGAAGATCGCGCTGGTCAGCTTCACCTACGGGACCAATACGGGCCCGGACGCGGAGTGGCCGAAAGTCTGCTATATGCGGAAGGATGAGGTGGAAGCGGCCATCAAGACGGCGCGCAAGAAGGGGGCGGACTTCGTCGTCGCCCTGCCCCACTGGGGCACGGAATACCAGCTGATCCACGACGCCACGCAGGATTCCTGGGCCAGGTGGCTGGTGTCCAAGGGGGTCGACGTCATCGTGGGAGGCCATCCGCACGTCGTGCAGGACACGACGCACATCAAGGGCGTGCCGGTCATCTATTCCCTCGGCAACGCCATCTCCAACATGAGCATCATCAATTCGCGGCTGGGCCTCGCCGCCACGCTCCGTTTCGTCCACGACCCGGTCACGGGAGAGAAGCGGATGCTGGAGCCGGAACTGAAGTTCCTGTGGTGCACCCTGCCGGAGCGGCTGCTCCCGGACAGCTATGCCAGCCTGTTTGTAAAAGAATGGGCCAGCCGCCGCAGCGACTGGCTCACTCCATCTGATTTCGATAATATGATCGAGACCTGGCAGCGTGTCAAGGACACGTGCGGCATCGAAGATTAATCTTTATTTGCCGAAGCTCTCGTACTTCTCGTACTTGGCCTGGTACTCGGGATCGGTGCGGAAGCGGAAGCAGACGTTCTTGAGGTACTCGGCGATGCTGGCCTTGATATCGTTGTCCTGGCAGATCTCGAAGCCCTTCTCGAACGGCTCGACGCAGCCCTTGTAGCACTTCTCGAACTCGCCGAGGAGCGCGTTGTACTTGGCGTCGTCATACTCGCTGTTGGCCTTCTCGGCAATCTCGACAGCCATGTCATAGAGGAGGACACCCTTGCCGATGTAACCCCACTCGTAGTTCGGGTTGACCTCGATCGCCTTGTCGTAGGCGGCGAGCGCTTCCTCGTTCTGGCCGAGTTTCTTGCGGGCGTTGCCTTCCACATAGAACAGGGAGGCGTTGTTCGGCTCGTTCTTCTGGGCCTCGGAGAAGAGCTCGAAGAGCTGGGCGGTATCCTCACCGCTGTTGAGATAGTAGTTGATCAGGCCGATCAGCAGGCTCTGGCTCTCCGGGAACTTCTGGGAACCCTCGGTCAGGTACTTCTTGGAAGCCTCCTTGTCGCCGAGCTTGTCGGCGATGTCGGCCAGCTTGGCGTAGGACTCGCCGCTTTCGCCATAATAACCATACTTGATGCCTTCCTCGAAGAAGCCCTTGGCGCGCTCCCACTCCTCAGCCTGCCATGCAGTGAAGCCGGCGTTGTAGATGGCGTTGGTGTCCACCTGGCTCAGCGGAGCGGTGGCGAAAGCCTTGGCGGCCTTCTCGAAGAGGACGGAAGCCTCGGAGACCTTGCCCAGGGTATAGGCGGCGTAAGCGTCGTCCGTATACTTGCTGTTGATGGACTCGAGGGCGGTCTTGATATCCTTGGTCTTCTGGCCCTTGGCGTCGAGCTCGGCAGCCTTGGCATAGGCCTCGACAGCCTTGTCGAGCGCGTCGGCGACGACCGGCTGGGAGACTTCGATCACGCGGAGCTGGCCGGCCTGGTCGAAGTAGAGGTTCTTGGTGGCGTAGACACGCTTGGTCATCGGCTGGCCGTTGACCTCGACCTGGGATTCGGAGGTCGGGCGCTCGTTGGCGGAAAGGACCTGGAGCTCCTGGGCGGTCATACCGATCCAGGCGCTGCCCTTCGGGGCCTCATAGGCCTTGACCAGGGCCTCGGCATATTTCAGCCAAGTGGCGGTCTTGGTGTTCTGCTTGGCATTGTCGATGCCAGCCTGGGCCTTCTCAAGGGCCGCTTTCGCAGCGGCAACTTCCTTGGTCTGGGCCTGGGCGCTCACTGCAAGCGTGGCCGCGAGTGCCAGAATTGCTAAAATCTTTTTCATTGGGTTATACGTGTTAAAAAATTAGTTCCTATACTACTCTTCAGTTGCGGTCTGGTCCGCTTCCGGCGCTTCCTCCGGGAGTTCTTCCTCCGCCTTGGCGACCGGTGACACCGCGGCGATCGCATCTCCTTCCCGGATATTGATCAGTCTCACGCCTTGGGTGGCGCGCCCTGCGACCTTGATGTCCGAAACGGACATCCGGATCGTCAGTCCGGCCTTGGTAATGATCATCAGGTCATTCTCCTCGGTTACGTCCTTAATTGCAACAAGCGGGCCAGTCTTGTCCGTGATGTTGATCGTCTTGACGCCCTTGGCGCCGCGGGAGGTCAGGCGGTACTCCTGCGGATCGGAGCGCTTGCCATAGCCGTTCTCACTGACTACCAGGATGGTATGGGATGCGAAGTCCTCCGCCTGCGGGTTGAAGGAGAGGGCGCCGATCACCTCGTCGTCATCGTCGATATTGATGCCGCGGACACCCGATCCGCTACGGCCGATGGCGCGCACTTCCTCTTCGTTGAAGCGGCAGCAGCGGCCCTTGCGGGCGGCGATCATCACCTCGTGGGAGCCGTCGGTCAGCAGCGCGTCGAGGAGCTCGTCGCCCTCGCGGATGCTGATGGCGATGATGCCCTTGTTGCGGCTGCGCTTGTTGGAATATTCGGTCAGGTTGGTCTTCTTGACCACGCCGCGCTTCGTGACCAGGATCACGAAATGATTGTCCGTGTAGTCCGGATTCTCGATGGAACGGACGTTGAGATAGGTGCGGATGCTGTCGGACGGGTCGATGGAGAGCAGGTTCTGCACCGCGCGGCCCTTGGAGGTGCGGGTGCCTTCCGGCAGCTCATAGACCTTGAGCCGGTAGCACATGCCATGGTCGGTGAAGAAGAGCATCGTGGAGTGCATGTTGGCCACGTAGATATGCTCGATGAAGTCTTCGTCGCGCGTGGCGCTGGCCTTCTTGCCCACGCCGCCGCGGGCCTGGGTGCGGAACTCCGTCAGGGCCGTGCGCTTGATGTAGCCGAGGTGGGAGATCGTGATCACGACATCCTCGTCGGCGTAGAAGTCCTCGGGGTTGAATTCGTCGTCGGAGAGGGTGATCTCCGTGCGGCGGGGGTCGCCGTAGCGGGCCTTGAGGTCCATGGACTCCTGCTTGACGATCGCGAGCTGCTCGGCGTCGCTGGCGAGGATCTCGCGGCAGCGGGCGATGAAGCGCTCGAGTTCGTCGTACTCGGCCTGCAGGCGGTCCTTCTCCAGGCCGGTGAGCTGGCGGAGACGCATCTCCACGATGGCGGCTGCCTGGATGTCGTCGAAGCCGAAGGTCGACATCAGGGTCGCCTTGGCGTCGTCGACGCTGCGGGAGGCGCGGATGATGGCGATGATCTCGTCGATGACGTCGATCGCCTTCAGGAGGCCTTCCAAGATGTGCGCGCGCTTCAGGGCCTTGTCCAGGTCGAACTTCGTGCGGCGCACCACCACCTCGTGGCGGAAGTCGACGAAGGTCCGCAGCATGTCCTTGAGGGTCAGCGTTCGGGGACGGCCGCCCACGAGGGCCACGTTGTTGATGGAGAAGCTGCTCTGCAGCGCGGTATACTTGAAGAGCGTGTTGAGCACCACATTGGCGTTGGCGTCCTTCTTGACGACGAACTCGATGCGGATGCCCTCGCGGTTGGTGAGCTCGCGGATGTCGGCGATGCCCTCGATCTTCTTCTCATGCACCATCTCGCTGATGCGGGAGAGCATGTCGGCCTTGTTGACCATGTACGGCACCTCGGTGACGACGATCGTCTCGCGGCCGTTGTCGCCCTCCTCGATCTCGGTCTTGGCGCGGATCACCACGCGGCCGCGGCCGGTGCTGTAGGCATCCACGATGCCCTGGCGGCCCATGATGATGCCGCCGGTCGGGAAGTCCGGGCCCTGGATGTGCTCCATGAGCTCCTCGGTCGTGATGTCGGGATTGTCGATATAGGCGCAGATCGCGTCGCAGACCTCGCCCAGGTTGTGCGGGGCCATGTTGGTGGCCATACCGACGGCGATGCCCGCGGAGCCGTTGAGCAGCAGCAGCGGGAGCTTGGTCGGCAGCACCGTCGGCTCCTGGAGGGAGTCGTCGAAGTTGAGCGTCATGTCGACGGTGTCCTTGTCGATGTCGGCGAGGACGTCCTCGGTCATCTTCTCAAGCTTGGCTTCCGTATATCGCATGGCGGCGACGGGGTCGCCGTCCATCGAGCCGAAGTTGCCTTGGCCGTAGACCAGCGGGTAGCGCTGGTTCCACGGCTGCGCGAGGCGGGCCATGGCGTCGTAGACGCTGGAATCGCCGTGCGGGTGGAACTTACCCAGCACCTCACCGACGATACGGGCGGATTTCTTGGTCTGGCCGCCGAAGTTCAAGCCCAGGCCGTCCATGCCGAAAAGCACGCGGCGCTGTACGGGTTTGAGGCCGTCCCGGGCGTCCGGGAGGGCGCGGGACACGATCACGGACATCGAATAATCGATGTAGGCCGTTCGCATCTCATGGTCGATCTCGACCGGTTCTATAATTCCTGTCACTTCTTCCTGGATTTCTTCAGGATTCTTAACCTCACTGTCCATAAAAATACAATAGTTCGAAACACGCAAATTTAACTAAAAAATCCGATTAATTTGCTATTTTTGCCCATATATTTACCGCGATGGAGATCAAGTTCTCGACAGACCTGCAGACCATCCTCTGCTATGCCCGCGACGAGGCGATGCGCACCGGAAGCTACGGCATCAATGCCGACCACGTCGTGCTGGGGATGCTGCGCCACCGCGACAACGACGCCTGCCGGATACTTGCCGCCTGCGGCATCGATCCGGACGCGCTCAAGGCGACCCTCGACGAGTATCTGTTCGACGCGCAGGCCGTGCCCTGGCCGGACCAGGACCGCATCCGGCCGACGCGCACCGCGGCAGCCCTGCTGGGAGGAGCGGCCTACGAGGCGCTCAAGCAGGGCTTGCACGAAATCTCTTCCACCCACCTGCTGCTCGCCCTCTCCCGCCACGAGAAGAGCAAGGCGGCCGAGGTGCTCCGCGACCGCCAGCTGGACTACGGACACCTCCTCCCGCTGATGCGCGAGAAGCGCTACGCCTTGCCCGAGCAGGACACGACCCTGCCCCGGATGGAGGACCTGCTGGGGCCGCTCGGCGACCAGCTGACCCGCCTCTACACCGAAGCCCAAGACAAAACAAACATCTACAGCTGATGAAAAATCTGATCACCGCCCTTCTCGTCTTCGCCTGCACCCTGGCGCAGGCGCAGACTCCCGATAAGACCCTCTGCTTCGCCCACCGCGACACCTGCGACCTCCTGCTGGATTTCTATTCCGCCGCCCCCGGCCGCGGACCCTGCGCCGACTCGCTGCGCAAGCCGGTGGTCGTGCACGTCTTCGGCGGCGCCTTCCTTGCCGGCCGGCGCAACCAGCCCGGCGACATGCCCTGGTACCGTGAGCTCGCCGACCGGGGCTACCACGTGGCCGCCATCGACTACCGTCTCGGCCTGAAAGGCCTCAAGCTCAAGCCGGACCTGTCGGCCGTCGGCGCCCTGATGAACGCCATCCAGATGGCGGTGGACGATCTGTTCGCTGCGACCAACTACCTGATCGACAACGCCGAAGCGCTCGGCATCGACCCGGACCGCATCATCGTGAGCGGCTCCTCCGCCGGCGCCATCACGGCCCTGGAGGCCGAATGGGAGATCTGCAACCGCGCCGAGCCGGCCGCCGTACTGCCCGGCTGGTTCAACTACGCGGGCATCCTGTCCTTCTCCGGAGCCATCCTCTCGCTGGACGGCCCGATCCGCTTCCCGCAGAAGCCCTGTCCCATCCTGTTGCACCACGGCACCGCCGACAAGATCGTGCCCTACGGGCGGATCGACATCTTCCGCAAGCACTTCGCGGGCAGCGACGCCCTGGCGAAGAAGCTGGAGGCCGTCGGCGCCAACTTCCAGATCCTGCGCTACAGCGGCAACGGCCACGAAATCGCCAACCTGATGCGGCGCAACCTGCCGGAGGAGCTCCGCTTCCTGGAGGAGAACGTCCTCAAGGGCGTGCACAGGACGATGGACGCCACCCTTTCGGATGGCGCCATCGAAAAGCCCGACTGGGGCAATCTTGAATTTCAGAACATCTACAACGGCGACGTGACGCTCGAGTAGCGTCCGGCCGGACTACTCCGTCAGGCGGCGGAGCGCCAGCTCCACGAGCTGCGCCACGCGCGGCTTGTAGTCGGTGTTGGCGTCCTTGAGGTAGCGGTGTGCGATCGCGCAGCAGACCGTGGCGGCGTTGTGCCCGAGCTGGGCGGCCATGCCGGCGAGGGCGGAGCCTTCCATCTCGAAGTTGGTGATCTTATAGCCGCCGAACTCGAAGGACTCGAAATCCTCGAGCATATTGGGCATCGCCAGGCCCTGGCGCACGACGCGGCCCTGAGGCCCGTAGAAGCCGGAGGCGGAGATGGTCATGCCCTTGACGGTGCAGTCCTGGAACTTGCGGATCATCTTCTCGCCGGCGCGCACGAAGTACGGGTCGGGAAGGTGCCTGTCCCAGTGGACATGCTTCTTGAAGGCCTCCTCGAAGTCGAGGAGCGCGATCTTGTCGCGGTTGGCATACCAGTTCATCAGGCCGTCGCAGCCGACGGAAATATGCGAGAGGATGAAGGCGCCGAGCGGGATCTCCGGCTGGATGGCACCGCAGGTGCCGATGCGCAGGATGTCCAGCGAGCGGTGCTCGGGAAGCTCCTCGCGCGTCTTGAAGTCGACGTTGGCGAGGGCGTCGAGCTCCGTCATCACGATGTCGATGTTGTCCGTGCCGATGCCGGTGGACAGGACCGTGATGCGCTGCCCGTTGAACACTCCCGTGGCCCAGACGAATTCGCGCGAAGCGCCTTCCGCCTCGATGGCGGAGAAGTAGGATTTGACCATGGCGACCCGGCCGGGGTCGCCGACGAGGATCACGTTGTCGGCCAGCTGTTCCGGACGGATGTGGATGTGGAACGCTGAGCCGTCTCCGTTGATGATCAGTTCGGATTCGGGAATTCTCATAATCTTATGCGGTTAGGGGTTATTTCTTTTTGCGTCTGGCGGCGCGCAGGCGGTCGGCGTTGCGCACCATCATCTCGTCCGCCAGGATGCTGCGGGCGGCGAGGAAGTCGAGGATCGCGGCGACGACCGGGAACACGGCCGAGACCTTGAAGGCCGGGTCGTTGCCGCTCGCGATGAAGTCATAGACGAGCCAGCCCTGGAACGCGATCAGGATGATGGCCGACAGGACGGCGGTGCGCATCTGGAAGATGCGGTGCTTCCACGTCGTGGTGGCCATCACCTGCAGGAAAGCGGTGACGATCAGCAGGACCAGGTAGGGCCAGTATTCGGTATAGGTGACGTCTCCTGCCTTGGTGCAGAAGAACAGCGCGGCGACAAGTCCCGTCGCCAGGATCAGATACAGGGTTTGTACTCTTTGCCACATAGTAGTCTAGCGGGAATTGAAGCGGGCCAGGACGGCCTGCTCGTAGGTTTTCGAGATGGGGATGGGATCCACCGAGTCGATGTCGAAGTCGACCTTGTAGCCCTCCTTCTCGGACTTCAGGATCGAGATCTTGCGGATGTTGACGATATACTTGCGGTGGCAGCGGACCAGCTCGCTGTCCGCGAAGCTGTCCTCCACCGTCTTGAGGCGGCAGCGGAGCATGTACTGCTTCATTTCGCCGCCGCTGTCCATATACCAGGCCTTGATGTAGTTGTCGTCCGACTCGATGAAATAGAGGTTGTCCGAGCTGATGGAGAACTTGAGCACACCGTTGTTGTCGAACAGCGTGATCCGCTTGTCGCTGTAGGGGACCGCGGGCTTGTCGCTGACGACGTTGCCGTAGTTCATCAGCCGGATCGTGTTGTCCTTGTCCTGCAGGGCGAAAGCCAGGGAGGACAGGGCGTAGGGCACGCACAGGCAGACGGCCGTGTAGACCGCCGCGCTGAGGAAGACCGCGCCCGAGTTGCGCAGGTAGGGGTGGATGACCCCGAGCTCCGTGCCTTCGAAGGTGAAGAAGGTGTAGAGCAGGCTCACCGCGACCACTTCGGCGACCACCCAGAGCGAGTAGCCCAGGATGGAGAAACGCTTGAGCGTCCGACAGCGGTGCAGGAGCGCGCGGCTGAGGATGATGATCAGGGCCGAGATGAGGATGAAGGCGAGCGTGTAGAAGAAAGCTTCGCTCGCGCCCAGCTCGAACCAGGCGTTGCTCGAGAAGGGGATGCTGACCAGGATGAACACCAGGGAAAAGAGGGCCGTGTACACTACGGTCGTCCATATCTGGTGCTTCTCCAGAAGATACCTGGGCAGCTGGTCTCCGAGCTTGATCATTCCGTCTGAAAATGCTTGAACCACAAAGATAAGAATATTTTTACTACCTTTGCCCCGTCAATTCTTGAAAACTTATGGATAAAAGAGTAGCTGTGACCGGCCTCGGAGTGCTCTCCTGCGTAGGCAACGACGTCAAAACTTTCTGGGACAATCTCGTGCACGGCGTGTGCGGAATCGACTATATCACTGAATTCCCCACTGAGGACCTCGCCGTGAAAATCGGTGGCATGGTCCGCAATTTCAATCCTGAAGAATACGGGATGGACAAGCCCTTCATCCGCAAGCAGGACCCGTTCACGGTCTTTGCGATGGCCTCCGCCTGGCAGGCGATGAAGGATTCCGGCCTCGTGTCCGGCGAGAACATCGAGCCGGGCCGCCTCGGCACCTATGTCGGCTCCGGCATCGGCGGCTTCGCCACCATCCAGCGCGAGCTGCAGAAGTTCTTCGACGATCCTTCCGGCCAGTGGGTCTCGCCCAACTTCGTGCCGACGATGATCAGCGACATGGCCGGCGGCCAGATCGCCATCAAGTTCGGCGCCCAGGCCTCCTGCATCGACATCGTCACGGCCTGCGCCACCTCCACGCACTCCATCGGCGAGGCGTACCGCGCCATCCGGCACGGCTATGCCGACGCCATCATCGCGGGCGGCACCGACCACTGCACGATCCCTATCGGCATCGCCGGCTTCGCCAATGCCAAGGCGCTCACCCGCGCCACCGACCCCCAGTACGCCTCCCTGCCGTTCAACGCCAACCGCAGCGGCTTCGTGATGGCGGACGGCTCCGCGGTCATGATCCTCGAGGAGCTGGAGCACGCCAAGGCCCGCGGCGCGCACATCTACGCCGAGGTGACCGGCTACGGCAGCACCTGCGACGCCTACCATGCCACGGCGCCGCGCCCGGACGGCACGACCCAGGCCGAGTGCATCCGCCTTGCCCTGGAGCAGTCCGGCTTCGACCCGGACAAGGACAACGTCTATATCAACGCCCACGGCACCGGCACGCTGCTCAACGACGTAGCCGAGACCAAGGCCTACAAGATCGCTATGGGCGACGCCGCCTACAAGGCGCACATCAGCAGCACCAAGTCAATGCACGGCCACATGTTCGGCGCCACCGGCGCCATCGAGGCCGTCGCCACGGTC
The sequence above is a segment of the Bacteroidales bacterium WCE2004 genome. Coding sequences within it:
- a CDS encoding TonB family C-terminal domain-containing protein; the encoded protein is MRRILGCLLLLSLSLVASAQYRPFTGGAEDSEAVAALKEHVGYLSSAAREGRRAGSEGEREAALYVSEVLASYGVEVFSGDNGDPFGLKQDAGDTLTSRNVLGCVTGYDPALRDRYIVIGARLDNLGKMSYRKGEEERERIYYGANGNASGLAMLLELARMFSNNSVLLKRTVIFAAFGASQESGAGAWYFLNRSFSGADHIDAMINLDMLGTGSNGFYAFAASNPDLSDLVRQVNATLQPVTPELVTREPFSSDNRIFYDREIPSVLFTTGLFPEYNTDRDDASVIEYDGMERELEYLYNFALALTNGRKPDFRRDHTAEPEVGEGVVSYFDCDVKPSFFRSSDPAEFLRRWVYTYLRYPQDAVDEGVQGRVLVDFVIDERGKVGHVKVARGVDPRLDDEAVRVVAASPDWKPGMFRGKKVKTAMSVYVEFRLEKRKKKR
- a CDS encoding Sporulation related domain-containing protein; this translates as MRKAIVIAAVAASVCLLGGCDFIRTLAGRPTSHELAAKREMIEQQAAEVQRKKDSLEAVAAQERERIRKWVTDSLALEDSLRRSGDDVVKTSERMGVSNASLTFRYYVMIGAFSSSANAARQAARAEKAGYTSAVIPLKNGISAVGVCPTNSLTEVCNALKKVRQEPFCPADAWILKNE
- a CDS encoding poly-gamma-glutamate synthesis protein (capsule biosynthesis protein), whose protein sequence is MKTTHFLPLLLSLACTAVLHAQQPSAQWFSDQYQIPFPKATLNAPDTVSVVVIGDVMMHAKQLVRNHRTFMERLAPTLRAADFAVANMEFPLGGEPYAGYPSFSTPDYYAWYAGKDCGIDVFLTGNNHVLDRGSRGLQRTLDVYARIRDSLGVRQTGAARDPEELEETYPLMLSRRGLKIALVSFTYGTNTGPDAEWPKVCYMRKDEVEAAIKTARKKGADFVVALPHWGTEYQLIHDATQDSWARWLVSKGVDVIVGGHPHVVQDTTHIKGVPVIYSLGNAISNMSIINSRLGLAATLRFVHDPVTGEKRMLEPELKFLWCTLPERLLPDSYASLFVKEWASRRSDWLTPSDFDNMIETWQRVKDTCGIED
- a CDS encoding Tetratricopeptide repeat-containing protein, whose translation is MKKILAILALAATLAVSAQAQTKEVAAAKAALEKAQAGIDNAKQNTKTATWLKYAEALVKAYEAPKGSAWIGMTAQELQVLSANERPTSESQVEVNGQPMTKRVYATKNLYFDQAGQLRVIEVSQPVVADALDKAVEAYAKAAELDAKGQKTKDIKTALESINSKYTDDAYAAYTLGKVSEASVLFEKAAKAFATAPLSQVDTNAIYNAGFTAWQAEEWERAKGFFEEGIKYGYYGESGESYAKLADIADKLGDKEASKKYLTEGSQKFPESQSLLIGLINYYLNSGEDTAQLFELFSEAQKNEPNNASLFYVEGNARKKLGQNEEALAAYDKAIEVNPNYEWGYIGKGVLLYDMAVEIAEKANSEYDDAKYNALLGEFEKCYKGCVEPFEKGFEICQDNDIKASIAEYLKNVCFRFRTDPEYQAKYEKYESFGK
- a CDS encoding DNA gyrase subunit A — encoded protein: MDSEVKNPEEIQEEVTGIIEPVEIDHEMRTAYIDYSMSVIVSRALPDARDGLKPVQRRVLFGMDGLGLNFGGQTKKSARIVGEVLGKFHPHGDSSVYDAMARLAQPWNQRYPLVYGQGNFGSMDGDPVAAMRYTEAKLEKMTEDVLADIDKDTVDMTLNFDDSLQEPTVLPTKLPLLLLNGSAGIAVGMATNMAPHNLGEVCDAICAYIDNPDITTEELMEHIQGPDFPTGGIIMGRQGIVDAYSTGRGRVVIRAKTEIEEGDNGRETIVVTEVPYMVNKADMLSRISEMVHEKKIEGIADIRELTNREGIRIEFVVKKDANANVVLNTLFKYTALQSSFSINNVALVGGRPRTLTLKDMLRTFVDFRHEVVVRRTKFDLDKALKRAHILEGLLKAIDVIDEIIAIIRASRSVDDAKATLMSTFGFDDIQAAAIVEMRLRQLTGLEKDRLQAEYDELERFIARCREILASDAEQLAIVKQESMDLKARYGDPRRTEITLSDDEFNPEDFYADEDVVITISHLGYIKRTALTEFRTQARGGVGKKASATRDEDFIEHIYVANMHSTMLFFTDHGMCYRLKVYELPEGTRTSKGRAVQNLLSIDPSDSIRTYLNVRSIENPDYTDNHFVILVTKRGVVKKTNLTEYSNKRSRNKGIIAISIREGDELLDALLTDGSHEVMIAARKGRCCRFNEEEVRAIGRSGSGVRGINIDDDDEVIGALSFNPQAEDFASHTILVVSENGYGKRSDPQEYRLTSRGAKGVKTINITDKTGPLVAIKDVTEENDLMIITKAGLTIRMSVSDIKVAGRATQGVRLINIREGDAIAAVSPVAKAEEELPEEAPEADQTATEE
- a CDS encoding Clp amino terminal domain-containing protein, pathogenicity island component; translated protein: MEIKFSTDLQTILCYARDEAMRTGSYGINADHVVLGMLRHRDNDACRILAACGIDPDALKATLDEYLFDAQAVPWPDQDRIRPTRTAAALLGGAAYEALKQGLHEISSTHLLLALSRHEKSKAAEVLRDRQLDYGHLLPLMREKRYALPEQDTTLPRMEDLLGPLGDQLTRLYTEAQDKTNIYS
- a CDS encoding Acetyl esterase/lipase, coding for MKNLITALLVFACTLAQAQTPDKTLCFAHRDTCDLLLDFYSAAPGRGPCADSLRKPVVVHVFGGAFLAGRRNQPGDMPWYRELADRGYHVAAIDYRLGLKGLKLKPDLSAVGALMNAIQMAVDDLFAATNYLIDNAEALGIDPDRIIVSGSSAGAITALEAEWEICNRAEPAAVLPGWFNYAGILSFSGAILSLDGPIRFPQKPCPILLHHGTADKIVPYGRIDIFRKHFAGSDALAKKLEAVGANFQILRYSGNGHEIANLMRRNLPEELRFLEENVLKGVHRTMDATLSDGAIEKPDWGNLEFQNIYNGDVTLE